Proteins encoded together in one Lathyrus oleraceus cultivar Zhongwan6 chromosome 5, CAAS_Psat_ZW6_1.0, whole genome shotgun sequence window:
- the LOC127078401 gene encoding probable lipid phosphate phosphatase 4, with protein MTFQSPGAKLAISHMHDWLVILFLAAIDGGLNMIEPFHRYVGKDMMQDLMFPFQEDTIPMWGVPIISIIMPILIFISFYFVRRDIYDLHHATLGLLFSSIITGVITDAIKDAVGRPRPNFFQRCFPDRRPVFDKETGDVICTGIHLVIKEGYKSFPSGHTSWSFAGLNFLSWYLSGKIRVFDRRGHVGKLSIVLLPLLIAALVGVSRVDDYWHHWTDVLVGGLIGMIVSSTCYLLLFPFPTNPHGWAPHAFFYMLDSEEGQSSQGDSQIPSLMRIEHSLEMDQMENGRRFV; from the exons ATGACTTTTCAATCACCGGGAGCAAAATTGGCAATAAGTCATATGCATGATTGGCTTGTTATATTGTTTCTTGCTGCTATAGATGGTGGCTTAAATATGATAGAACCTTTTCATCGTTACGTTGGTAAAGACATGATGCAAGATCTTATGTTTCCATTTCAAGAAGACACTATACCTATGTGGGGTGTTCCA ATAATCTCCATTATCATGCCAATTCTCATATTTATTTCTTTTTACTTTGTTAGAAGAGATATCTATGATTTACACCATGCAACATTAG GTCTCTTGTTTTCTAGCATAATAACTGGAGTTATTACTGATGCCATTAAAGATGCCGTTGGTAGACCAAGACCAAATTTTTTCCAAAGGTGTTTCCCCGACAGAAGACCG GTTTTTGATAAAGAAACCGGTGATGTTATTTGTACTGGAATTCATTTAGTTATAAAAGAAGGATACAAAAGTTTTCCTAGTGGCCATACATCAT GGTCATTTGCTGGTCTTAATTTCCTTTCATGGTATTTATCAGGAAAAATTAGAGTGTTTGATCGTAGGGGCCATGTTGGGAAACTTAGTATAGTTTTGCTTCCTTTACTTATTGCAGCTCTTGTTGGAGTTAGTCGAGTAGATGATTATTGGCATCATTGGACTGATGTGCTTGTTGGAGGTCTTATAG GAATGATTGTGTCTTCAACATGCTATTTGCTACTCTTTCCATTTCCTACTAATCCACATG GTTGGGCACCTCATGCATTTTTTTACATGTTGGACTCAGAAGAAGGTCAAAGTTCTCAAGGAGATAGTCAAATTCCATCATTAATGAGAATAGAGCATTCCTTAGAAATGGATCAAATGGAAAATGGAAGACGATTTGTGTGA